Proteins encoded in a region of the Triticum dicoccoides isolate Atlit2015 ecotype Zavitan chromosome 3A, WEW_v2.0, whole genome shotgun sequence genome:
- the LOC119270625 gene encoding cationic peroxidase SPC4-like, with translation MASSSSPSAARALLVLAAAALVLSYVSAAAGAGDSPPLAKGLSFDFYSAKCPQAEAIVFAFLKDAIRKDVGLAAALLRIHFHDCFVQGCDGSVLLDKTNGVDSEKVSPPNVTLRPSAFKAINDIRALLQRACGGPVVSCADIAALAARDSVHLAGGPRYAVPLGRRDGLAPASLDTILGALPPPTSKVPVLLSFLAKIGLDADDLVALSGAHTLGIAHCGSFEERLFPKEDTTMNKWFAGHLKLTCPRLKVDNSTANDIRTPDVFDNKYYVDLLNRQGLFTSDQDLHTDAGTKPVVTRFAVDQAAFFDQFVKSMVKMGQINVLTGNQGQIRTDCSVPNAARSTGDELPWSVVEAAESFVL, from the coding sequence atggcttcttcttcctctccgtcgGCTGCTCGTGCCCTGCTCGTCCTCGCCGCAGCAGCTCTGGTGCTGAGCTATGTGTCCGCCGCGGCTGGTGCTGGTGACTCGCCGCCGCTTGCCAAGGGCCTGTCGTTCGACTTCTACAGTGCCAAGTGCCCGCAGGCGGAGGCCATCGTCTTCGCCTTCCTCAAGGACGCCATCCGCAAGGACGTGGGCCTCGCCGCCGCGCTCCTCCGCATCCACTTCCACGACTGCTTCGTGCAGGGCTGCGACGGCTCCGTGCTCCTCGACAAGACCAACGGCGTCGACAGCGAGAAGGTGTCTCCCCCCAACGTCACGCTCCGTCCGTCGGCGTTCAAGGCCATCAACGACATCCGCGCGCTCCTCCAGAGGGCGTGCGGCGGGCCcgtcgtctcctgcgccgacatcgCGGCCCTCGCCGCGCGCGACTCCGTCCACCTGGCCGGCGGTCCGCGGTACGCCGTACCGCTCGGCCGCCGCGACGGTCTCGCCCCTGCGTCCCTGGACACCATCTTGGGCGCGCTCCCGCCGCCGACCTCCAAGGTCCCTGTTCTCCTCAGCTTCCTGGCCAAGATCGGCCTGGACGCGGACGACCTGGTGGCGCTGTCCGGCGCGCACACGCTGGGGATCGCGCACTGCGGCTCCTTCGAGGAGCGGCTGTTCCCCAAGGAGGACACTACCATGAACAAGTGGTTCGCCGGCCACCTCAAGCTCACCTGCCCGCGACTCAAGGTGGACAACTCCACCGCCAACGACATCCGCACCCCCGACGTGTTCGACAACAAGTACTATGTGGACCTGCTGAACCGGCAGGGCCTCTTCACCTCCGACCAGGACCTGCACACCGACGCCGGGACCAAGCCCGTGGTCACCAGGTTCGCCGTCGACCAGGCCGCCTTCTTCGACCAGTTCGTCAAGTCCATGGTGAAGATGGGGCAGATCAACGTGCTCACCGGCAACCAGGGCCAGATCCGCACGGACTGCTCCGTGCCCAACGCCGCCCGCAGCACCGGCGACGAGCTGCCCTGGTCCGTCGTCGAGGCCGCCGAGAGCTTCGTGTTGTAG